The genome window CCCTCACCGTCGTCATGTGGCGGGCGAGACCATCCGTACGGGCGGCGGCGATGGCCGGGGCCCTGCTCGCGATGGCCGGGCTCACCCGGACCGCCGCGGTGCCGCTGCTCGGCCTGGTCCTGCTGTATCTGGTCGTGCGCCGGGCGGGAGTGCGTCAGGTGGCCGCGCTGGCCCTCGCCGGGGTGCTGCCGCTGGCGGCCTACGCGGGCTGGTATCAGGCCCACCATGGGCGCTTCGCGCTCAGCGGCTCCGACGGGGTGGCCTTGTGGGCGCGGACCATGACGTTCGCCGACTGCGCGGTCGTCAGGCCGCCCGCGGACGAGGCGAAGTTGTGCCCGAACGGCACCGTGGTGGACGCCGCGTCCGAGTACGTGTGGGCGCCGGGAGCCTCACTCAATCTGCTGCCCGGCGACCGCTTCTCGCACAACGACCTGGCCCGCCGGTTCGCGCTGCGCGCCATCGCGGCGCAGCCGCTGGACTACCTGCGCGAGGTGGTGCACGACGCCTCGCTCGCCTTCGCGCCCACCCCCGTGCGGCACCCCGCGCGCGTGTCCCCGGCGCTGTCGTTCCCCGTCGGGTCCTGGCCGCTGCCGTCCTTCCCGCTCATCGAGACCGTGCGCGGCGAGTACGACCCCGCCATCCGCGGCATGTCGTCGGTCGAGCCGTACGCGTCGCTCCTCGGCGTGTACCGCTTCCCGGGCCTGCTGCACGGGCCGCTGTTCGGCATGGCCCTGCTGCTCGGCGGGATCGGCGCGGCCGGCCGGCGCCGGGCGGCGCTGCTGCCGTGGGCGGCGGCCGTCTACCTGTTCCTCGGGCCGATCGCCGCGCTCGACTTCGACCACCGCTACATGCTGCCCGCCGTTCCGGTGGCCTGCGCCGCGGCAGCCCTGGGCCTCCGGGATCTGCGTCCATGGAATCTGCGCCGGCCGGGCCTGTCCACCGCCCGAGCCGCTGACCGCTGATCCTCCCCCGTGATCTCCACCGTCAGGCCGGATCAGCAGTAGTCGAAGTAGACCTGCTTGACGATGCTCTCGCGGACGCTGTTGCGGGCGGTCTCGGCGAGGCTGGAGGTGTTGGAGATCGCGGTCACGGTGAAGTTGACCTTGGAGAAGGTGCCGGGGTTGTAGCTGGTCTGGGCCGGGGCGAAGGAGACCTCGACGGCGGTGGTGCCGTTGGTGCCGAGAACGGCGTTGGCCGGGTTGTAGACGACGGTGTACCCGCGGCCCCGCAGCGCGCTCTGGGCGAACGAGCGGGCGTCCTTGTAGCACATGTTCTTGGTGAAGTAGCCCGAGTGCCAGGCCAGCGAGGCGGTGGACGTCGTGGCGGTCGCGGTCGTTGCGGTCGTGGCGGTGCTCGCCGTCGCGGCGGAGGCCGGAATAACGGCCGAGGAGGCCACGGCGATCGCGGCGAAGCTCAGGCTCAGCCGGGTCTTGCGCGTGAAGTTCGTCATTTTCCGGTCCCTTCCGGTGAATGGTCCGCCGCCGCGAGCCGCGGCGGCATTTCCCGCTTCGTGCGATTCCGGCCCCCGTGAGATCACAGGGTGTCCGCGCGACGACCTCCGCACATCCGCTTCGCTCCGGGGAGTTCCCGAGCTCCGTTTCAACCGGCCTTCGCAGGACCAGTTGTAGGCCCGGCTCCTTGCAAACGGCTTTCACCCGGCATGCGACCCGCCGTACGGCGAGCAGGCGCGGTGCGGGGCCCGCGGAGGAGGGTCAGGCGCCGTAGACGGGTTCGGGCGCGGCGGCCCGGCCGAGCAGCTTCGCCACCTCCGGCCCGATCTCGGCGGGGTCCCAGCGGGCGCCCCTGTCGGCGGCCGGGCCGTGCCGGAAGCCCTCCATGACGCAGATCCGGCCGCCCTCGACCTCGAAGACCCGGCCGGTGACGTCCTTCGACTCGGCCGAGCCGAGCCAGACCACCAGCGGGGAGACGTTCTCCGGGGCCATGGCGTCGAACGCGCCCTCCCCGGGAGCGGCCATCGTCGCCGCGAAGACCTGCTCGGTCATCCGCGTGCGGGCGGCCGGGGCGATGGCGTTGACGGTCACGCCGTAGCGGCCGAGCTCGGCCGCCGCGACCAGGGTCAGGCCGACGATGCCGGCCTTGGCGGCCGAGTAGTTGCCCTGCCCCACGCTGCCGAGCAGGCCCGCGCCGGAGGAGGTGTTGACCACCCGTGCGTCCACCGGCCGGCCGGCCTTCGACTCGGCGCGCCAGTGCAGCCCGGCGTGCTTGAGCGGCAGGAAGTGGCCCTTCAGGTGCACGCGGATCACCGCGTCCCACTCCTCCTCCGACAGGTTGACCAGCATGCGGTCGCGCAGGAACCCGGCGTTGTTGACCAGCACGTCGAGGCGGCCGAAGTGCTCGGCCGCGGTCGCCACCAGCCGCCGCGCGCCCTCGTCGGTGGCGATGTCGGACCGGTCGGCCACCGCCTCGCCGCCCAGCGCGCGGATCTCCTCGACCACCTCCTGGGCGGGGCCTCCTGATCCCGTCTCCGGGCCGCCCTCGCCGGTCAGGCTGACCCCGAGGTCGTTGACCACGACCTTCGCACCCTGACGGGCGAACTCCAGCGCGTGCGCCCGGCCGAGGCCGCGCCCCGCGCCGGTGACGATGACGACTCGGTCCCTGCAGATCATCTCGGTCTCTCCGATCGGACAAGGGGCATCGCCTGGGGCGATCCGCTCTGCTAGCGTACTTTCTAACAAATGTTAGATGGAAAGGTGCCGCATGGGAATCTCGACCAGCCGTGACGGCGAGGGCGTCGCCGAGGTCGTGGTGGACGCCCCGCCGGTCAACGCGCTGACCGTACGCGGATGGTTCGACCTGGCCGACGCCGTACGGGAGGCCGGGCGCGACCCGGACACCCGCGTCGTGGTGCTGCGGGCCGAGGGCCGCGGGTTCAACGCGGGCGTGGACATCAAGGAGATGCAGGCGACCACCGGGCACGACGCGCTGGTGGGGGCCAACCGCGGCTGCTACGAGGCGTTCGCGGCGGTCTACGAGTGCGAGGTGCCCGTGATCGCCGCGGTGCACGGCTTCTGCCTGGGCGGCGGGGTCGGGCTGGCCGGGAACGCCGACGTCGTGGTCGCCTCCGACGACGCCTACTTCGGCCTGCCGGAGGTGGAGCGGGGCGCGCTCGGCGCGGCCACCCATCTCGCCCGGCTGGTGCCTCAGCACCTGATGCGCGCGATGGTCTACACGTGCCGCAACGTCACCGCCGCCGAGCTGCACGCGTTCGGCTCGGTGCTGGAGGTCGTGCCGCGCGAGCGGCTGCGCGACGCGGCGCTGGAGGTGGCGGCACAGATCGCCGCCAAGGACCCGTACGTCATCCGGCGGGCCAAGGAGTCCCTCAACGGCATCGACCCGGTCGACGTCAAGCGCAGCTACCGCTTCGAGCAGGGCTTCACCTTCGAACTCAACCTCATGGGCGCCGGCGACCGGCACCGGGACGCCTTCGTCACGGAAGGAGGCCGGTGATGGGCACGCGGATGTCGGTGGAGGAGATCGTCGGCTCGCTGGAGAGCGGCATGACGATCGGCATCGGCGGCTGGGGATCGCGGCGCAAGCCGATGGCGCTGGTGCGGGCCGTCTACCGGTCCTCCCTGACGGACCTGACGATCGTGTCCTACGGCGGGCCGGATGTGGGCCTGCTCTGCGCGGCGGGCAAGGTGCGCCGGGTCGTCGCCCCGTTCGTGACGCTCGACTCGATCGCCCTCGAACCGCACTTCCGGGCGGCCCGGCAACGCGGGACGGTCGAGTTCACCGAGTATGACGAGGGCATGTTCATGTTCGGCCTGCTCGCGGCGGCGCACCGGCTGCCGTTCCTGCCGACCCGGGCCGGGCTCGGCTCGGACGTGATGCGGGTGAACCCCGGCCTGCGCACGGTCCGCTCGCCGTACGACGACGGGGAGGAACTGGTCGCGGTGCCCGCGCTGACGATGGACGCGGCGCTGGTGCACCTGGACGTCGCCGACACCCGGGGGAACGGCCGTTACCTCGGCCCCGACCCCTACATGGACGACCTGTTCGCCAAGGCGGCCGGGCGGTGCTTCGTGTCCTGCGAGCGGATGGTCGAGCCCGGCGAGCTGGCCGGCCCGCCGCAGACGCTGCTGGTCAGCCGCATGCACGTGACTGGCGTGGTCGAGACGCCGGACGGCGGCCACTTCACCGATCTCGGGGAGAAGGGCCGGGACGAGGCGTTTCAGCGGCACTACGCCGCCTCGGCGGCCGACCCGCAGGCGTGGGCGGCGTTCGCGGACCGGTTCCTGACCGGCGACGAGGAGGCCTACCGGAAGGCCGTACGGCAATGGCACGAGGAGGAGGGGCGATGAGCGCGACCCGGGCGGAGATCTGCGTCGTGGCCTGCGCGGAGGCGTGGCGCGGCGACG of Microbispora sp. ZYX-F-249 contains these proteins:
- a CDS encoding SDR family oxidoreductase, producing the protein MICRDRVVIVTGAGRGLGRAHALEFARQGAKVVVNDLGVSLTGEGGPETGSGGPAQEVVEEIRALGGEAVADRSDIATDEGARRLVATAAEHFGRLDVLVNNAGFLRDRMLVNLSEEEWDAVIRVHLKGHFLPLKHAGLHWRAESKAGRPVDARVVNTSSGAGLLGSVGQGNYSAAKAGIVGLTLVAAAELGRYGVTVNAIAPAARTRMTEQVFAATMAAPGEGAFDAMAPENVSPLVVWLGSAESKDVTGRVFEVEGGRICVMEGFRHGPAADRGARWDPAEIGPEVAKLLGRAAAPEPVYGA
- a CDS encoding phospholipid carrier-dependent glycosyltransferase; this translates as MLTSTPAPRTAQLGRGRVKRVATGGHGLFAAVLAAAAVLRVVVMLAYDTAQLYWYDSFTYLDTAVHLKPGGAFHPAGYSFFLRLLWPFHSVELVAGVQHAMGLGTAVMIYALLRRHRLPAWGATLATLPVLFDPAFVRLEHAVLSDTQLIFFVVAALTVVMWRARPSVRAAAMAGALLAMAGLTRTAAVPLLGLVLLYLVVRRAGVRQVAALALAGVLPLAAYAGWYQAHHGRFALSGSDGVALWARTMTFADCAVVRPPADEAKLCPNGTVVDAASEYVWAPGASLNLLPGDRFSHNDLARRFALRAIAAQPLDYLREVVHDASLAFAPTPVRHPARVSPALSFPVGSWPLPSFPLIETVRGEYDPAIRGMSSVEPYASLLGVYRFPGLLHGPLFGMALLLGGIGAAGRRRAALLPWAAAVYLFLGPIAALDFDHRYMLPAVPVACAAAALGLRDLRPWNLRRPGLSTARAADR
- a CDS encoding enoyl-CoA hydratase family protein; this encodes MGISTSRDGEGVAEVVVDAPPVNALTVRGWFDLADAVREAGRDPDTRVVVLRAEGRGFNAGVDIKEMQATTGHDALVGANRGCYEAFAAVYECEVPVIAAVHGFCLGGGVGLAGNADVVVASDDAYFGLPEVERGALGAATHLARLVPQHLMRAMVYTCRNVTAAELHAFGSVLEVVPRERLRDAALEVAAQIAAKDPYVIRRAKESLNGIDPVDVKRSYRFEQGFTFELNLMGAGDRHRDAFVTEGGR
- a CDS encoding CoA transferase subunit A, whose protein sequence is MGTRMSVEEIVGSLESGMTIGIGGWGSRRKPMALVRAVYRSSLTDLTIVSYGGPDVGLLCAAGKVRRVVAPFVTLDSIALEPHFRAARQRGTVEFTEYDEGMFMFGLLAAAHRLPFLPTRAGLGSDVMRVNPGLRTVRSPYDDGEELVAVPALTMDAALVHLDVADTRGNGRYLGPDPYMDDLFAKAAGRCFVSCERMVEPGELAGPPQTLLVSRMHVTGVVETPDGGHFTDLGEKGRDEAFQRHYAASAADPQAWAAFADRFLTGDEEAYRKAVRQWHEEEGR